The nucleotide sequence CTTCCCCGACACGACGATCACCATGGCGTTCGGCAGCACCATGGTTTTATCGCAGGCGGTCACCCGGGTGGAAGGCGACACGTTCATTTTCGATCCGCGCACGCCCTACGTCGTCTTCTGGGTGATCGATCCCGACACCGGCGAACCGATGCCCTACGGGCAGCGCGGTCAGGTGGTGATGAATCACATCAGCAAGGGCATGTTCATCCCGAACAACCTCGAGCGCGATGAGGCGATCCGGATGCCCGGTCCCGCAGGACAATTCAGCGACTCCGTCAGCGAGGTGCGTCCCGTGGCCAGCTTCGAGGGCGAGGCCGTCATCGAAGGCGTGTACTAGACATGACGCTCACAGCGGGTCTGGTGTGCATCGACGCGCTCGGGCCCGACGGGGAGTACCGCACCCGCAACCGCGAAGTCATCGCGACCACGGGCGGCGAACCGGTGGCCGAGCTGAGTATCGTTCCGCCGCTGTATGTTTCGCGGACCATCGGGGCGCAACGCAAGGTCCGCGCGCTTCCGGCCACACAGCGCGAAGCGGCCCTGGCCCAAGCGGCGCAGGTCTTTTCGACCCGCGCCATCGCGGGCCTCGATTTCGAGGCCTATGTCGGTCTGGCCAGCCGCATCTCGGGGCTGCCGATCGCGATCGCCCGCGCCGGCGCTCACAGCGTCGCCGACGCCGTCGCCGCCGCGGTCGACGCGGTGCGACCGGCGCAGCCGGTGGGTGCGGCGCGCGACTGGAACGACGACGGCACCCGTCGCGGCGGCGCGGTGTGGACACGGCGCGGTGAGGTGTTCGCGGTGCACGCCGCGGGCAACGGCCCGGGCGTGCACGGCCTGTGGCCGCAGGCGCTCGCGCTGGGCTACCGGGTGGCGGTGCGACCGTCGCGCCGCGAACCGTTGACCGCCCACCGGCTGGTTACTGCCCTGCGCCAGGCCGGGTTCCGCGCCGAGGACGCCGCCTATCTGCCCACCGATCACCACGGAGCCGATGAAATCATCCGGTCGGCCGACATCGCCATGGTGTACGGCGGCCAGGCCGTGGTGGACAAGTACGCGCACGATCCGGCGGTGCTGGTGAACGGGCCGGGCCGCGCGAAGATCCTGATCACCGCCGACCGGGATTGGCGCGACTACCTCGACGTCATCCTCGACTCGATCGCCGGCCTGGGGGGCATGGCGTGCGTGAATACCACCGCGGTGCTCTACGAGGGCGACCCCGCCCCGCTCGCGCGGGCCATCGCCGAACGGTTGGCGGCGATCGAGCCGCTGCCGACCGAAGACGAACGAGCGATCCTGCCCACCCAATCCCTAGACAAGGCAAGGGCTTTGGCGAGTTACCTGGCGGCCAAGGCTGGGGCAGGGTCTGGGGGGACGACACCGCTGCTCGGCGCCGACCAGATCGTCGCGCCCGTCGGGAGCGGGTTCGCAGCGCTGCGCCCGGCCGTGCATCTGCTGGCCGAGCCCGACGTCGACAAGCTCAACATCGAGTTGCCGTTTCCGTGCGTGTGGGTATCGCCGTGGTCGCGCGCGGCCGGAATGGAGCCACTGCGGCGTTCGCTCGTGGTGACCGCGATCACCGGTGACGACAACCTGATCGACGACCTGCTGGCCGAACCGACGATCGGCAATCTCTACTGCGGGCGCTACCCGACCTGGTACGGGGCACCGCACATTCCCCACGATGGGTTCCTGGCCGACGCCCTGATGCGCAACAAGGGCTTCATCCGCGACTGACGTGGCGGCGTCGTCCGCGCTGCCGGTAGCTTGGCAAGCGAGGAGCACGGTTAAGCCAGAGCCGCACCTCCGCATACCAGGTAAGTGCGAACGCGGCAGCGAAGGTGAACGTGATAGCAGAGGCGGTCAACGGGGCCATCAACAGGTTGGCCAACCCCGCACGGGTGTCCGATCCCGACAAACTGCGCAGCGTGGTCTCCGGCAAGACGATCCTGGTGACCGGGGCGTCCTACGGGATCGGCGAGGCCACCGCGCGCAAGCTGGCCGCGGCGGGCGCGACCGTGCTGGTGGTCGCCCGATCCGCCGAACGGCTCGACGACCTGGCGGCGGCGATCAACGCGGGCGGCGGGCGATCGGTCGCCTATCCGACCGACCTCACCGACGAGACCGCCGTCAACGAGCTGACCAAGCAGATCACCGAAGACCATGGTCCGCTGGACGTCGTGGTGAGCAACGCCGGCAAGTCGTTGCGCCGCTCGCTGCATCACCAGTACGACCGGCCGCACGACTTTCAGCGCACCATCGACATCAACTACCTGGGCCCGATCTGGCTGCTGCTCGGCCTGCTGCCGGCGATGCGCGACAACGGGCGCGGACACATCGTGAACGTGTCGAGCGTCGGCGCCCGCGTCGTGCCCGGCCCGCAGTGGGGCGCGTATCAAGCGTCCAAAGGCGCCTTCGACCGCTGGCTGCGCAGCGTGGCACCGGAGCTGCACGCCGACGGCGTGGACGTAACCTCGGTCTTCTTCGCGTTGGTTCGCACCCGCATGATCGAGCCCACGCCGATGCTGGGCAAACTTCCGGCCATGGATCCGGACCAGGCCGCCGACGCGATCGCCAAGGCGATCATCGAGCGTCCCCGGACGGTCGAGCCGCCGTGGCTGTGGCCGGCCGAACTGGCGTCGGTGCTGCTGGCAGGGCCCGCCGATCGCGCGGCCCGGCTGTGGCACCGCAGATACTTCGCCGGGAGCTCGGCATGACCGGCGCAGTGGCCACCACGGCGGCGCGCGCGCTGGTGTCGTGCGGGTTGCTCGGCCCGCCCGCACCGATCGCCGTGCTTCGGCTGATCCGGGAGGTGTACCGAGGTGTCGCGAAGGGGGGCACGAACCTGTACACCCTGTTCGCGATCGCCGCGGCGCGCTGGCCGCACCGCGCCGCGATCATCGACGACGACGGCGCGCTCAGCTACCGCGAGTTGCAAGCGAAGATCGAAACGCTGGCACGCGAGCTCCATCGCGCCGAGCTTGGCGCACGACAGGCGGTCGGCGTCATGTGCCGCAACGGACGCGACTTCGTCGCGGCGGTGTTCGCCACCAGCCTGGTGGGCGCCGACATCGTACTGGTGAATACCGAGTTCCGCGCCGACGCGCTGCGCGGTGCGCTGGGTTCGCACCAAATCACGACGTTGTTCTGCGACAACGAATTCGCCGAACGGATACGCGACGCCGACGGGTCCATCCGGACCATCGATCCGGCGACCGTGCGGATCCGATACGACGAGCCGCGGCCCAAGGTCGCGCGGTCCGGACGGCTCGTGCTGCTGACCTCGGGCACCACCGGCGTGCCCAAGGGCGTGCCGCGCGTGCCCCGACTGAGTTCGGGCCTGGGCGTCGGTGTGACACTCATCGAGCGCACCGGGTTGCGCGTGGGATCGCGAATTGCGGTGGCGGTCCCGATGTTTCATGGTCTGGGGTTCGGCATGCTGATGCTGACAGTGGGCCTGGGCGGCACGGTGCTGACCCATCGGCGCTTTGACGCCGAGACCACCCTGGCGCAGGCGTCGCTGCAGCGCGCCGACGCGATGAGCGTGGTTCCAATCATGCTGGCGCGCCTGTTGGACCTGCCCCACCGCGTGCGGGCGCGAAACCCCGTGCCGTCGCTGAAGGCGGTGATATCCAGCGGCGACCGGCTCGATCCCAGTTTGGGCCGACGGTTCATGGACGCCTACGGCGACATTCTCTACAACGGATACGGTTCCACCGAGGTCGGAATCGGTTCGCTCGCAACACCATTCGAATTGCGCAACGCGCCAGAAACCGTGGGCCGGCCGGTCGCGGGATGCCCGGTGCGCATCTACAGCCGCAGCGGCAAGCCCGTCGCGCCCCGGGTGACCGGACGCATCTTCGTGGGCGGTGAACTGGGCGCGGGCTACACCGGTGGTGGTGCCAAGGCGGTCATCGACGGGTTCACCAGCACCGGTGACATGGGGTACTTCGACAACTCCGGCCGGCTGTATATCGTTGGCCGCGAAGACGACATGATCGTCTCGGGCGGTGAGAACGTCTATCCGCGCGCGCTGGAAAACGCGCTCGCCGCGCACGACGACGTCGCCGAAACCGCGGTCGTCGGCGTGCCCGACGAGCAATTCGGTCGACGGCTGGCCGCATTCATCGTGCTGCGGCAGGGCAGCGGCCTGGATGAACAGGCGATACGAGAATACTTGAAGGACAAGGTGTCTCGCTTCGAGCAGCCCCGCGATATCCGCATCGTCGAGGGCATCCCGCGCAACCCCGCCGGCAAGGTGCTGCGCAAGGAGCTGGCTACCTAAGGAAAGGTCGCGGCGCCGAGCCCCGCCCCGCCGAGTGTGAAGCCACTGCGGAAATCAGCCGAAATTTGCGCCGCCCGTTCACGTTCGGCGAAAACGCCTCACTCGTCGTCGTCCTCGTCCTCGTCGCCGGGCACCACCAAACCGATGGTCCGGTTCAACCACTTCGGTGCCACCACCGAGACCGCGGTGGCGCCGCCCGTGGCGCCCAACACGCCCGCCCAGGCGACCGGCCCCAGCGGTGTGCATCCGAAAAACTGGCTGACGACCGGGGTTTGGATGATGCCCACCAAGACACCCGCGCTGCCCAGCGCGGTCGCGAGCACCAGCGGGCTGTGAGTGCGGGTGATCAGGGTTTGCGCCAGCTGCGTCGTCACCAGCGCGGTCAATCCCATTGTCGACGTGCGGCGTTCGGTGCCCGGCGTCCAGCGTCCGATGGCCCACGCTGCCGTCGCGCCGGCGGCCGTGACGGCGCCACGGTTGACGATCTGACGCATCAGCGGGGCGTCGAGCGAGGGCGGGGGCGCGGTCAGGACTTCGCGTTGGTACGCGCGGCGCGCCTCGCGGGCCTCTTCCTCGGTGTCGAACTCTGCGTCGTCGGGTTCGTCGAATTGCGACGTGACGGCGACCGCGAGGGCGGGGAACATGTCGGTGAGCAGGTTCACCAACAACAGTTGACGGGTTCCCACCGGCGCCCGTCCGGTGCCCAGTGCCGTCCCGATGATGGTGAACAGCACCTCGCCGACGTTGCCGCCGACCAGGATCGTCACCGCATCACGGACGCCCGACCACATGCTGCGACCCTCGACCAGCGCGTCGAGGAGCACGCCCAGATCGTCGTCGGTCAGCACGATGTCGGCGGCCCCGCGGGCGGCCGAGGAACCGCGACCGCTCACCCCGATGCCCACGTCGGCCATCCGGATGGCGGCGGCGTCGTTGGCGCCGTCGCCGACCATCGCTGTCACGCGCCCGCAGCGCTGCAGCGCCGCCACGATCTGCACCTTCTGCTCCGGACTGACCCGGGCGAAGACCTGAACGTTGGCAACGAGTTTGGCGGACGCGTCTTCGTCGAGTCCGACGAGTTCGGCCCCGGTCACCACGCGCACATCCGACGGCAGGCCCAGTTGGCGCGCGATCGCGCGGGCCGTGACCGGGTGGTCCCCGGTGATCAGCACCACGTTGCGGTCGGCCTCCACCAGCGCCTCGATCAGCGGCCGCGAGGACGGCCGTGCGGTGTCCGCCAACCCGACGTAGCCGATCAGCTCCAGCTCGTGCGCGGCGGCGTCGACGGCGTCGGCATCGGTGTCGTCATCGTCGTCGGTGTCGTGGTCCCAGGAGCGCTGCGCCACCGCGAGGACCCGCAAGCCCTGCTCGGCGAGGCTCTGTACCAACGCCTCCGCGTGCGCAGCGTCGGCCTCGGGGTCGGCGAACCGGCAGCGCGGCAAGATCTGCTCCGGCGCGCCCTTGAGCATCAGCACCGGGCCCTTGCCGTTCCCGCCGATGACGCCGATCGCGGCGGCGTACCCGCGACTGGACTCGAACGGCACCTCGGCCAGCAGGCTCCAGGCCGAATCCGATTGCCCGTTAAGCGAACTCGCCGCCGTGAGGATCGCCTCGTCGGTCGCGTGCGCGTGGCCCTGCCCGTCGTGCGGCTGCGTCGACGCCCGCGCGGCGTCGCGCAGCACCGCCGCGAACTTCGGATCGGCGGTATCGGGAAACGGATCGCCGGGCTTGGCCGTGGCCGGCACGGCGCACACCAAGCGCAGCCGGTTCTCGGTGAGGGTGCCGGTCTTGTCGAAGCACACGGTGTCCACGCGGCCCAGCGCTTCGATTGTCCGGGGGGCGCGGACCAGCGCTCCGCGCGCCGTCAGGCGCTGGGCGGCGGAGAGCTGGGAGAGGGTGGCCACCAGCGGCAGGCCCTCCGGGACGGCGGCCACCGCGATGGCGACGCCGTCGGCAACTGCTTGGCGCAGCGGCGCGCGGTGCAGCAACGCCAGCCCGCTCACCGCGGCGCCGCCGGTCAGCGTCAGCGGAAGGACCTTGCTGGTCAGCTCGCGCAGCCGGGCCTGCACCCCGACCGCCGTTTCGACGTCGGCGACCGCCGAGATCGCGCGTTGCGCCGCGGTGCCGACCCCGGTTGCCACCACGATCGCCCGGGCCCGTCCCGCGACGATGGTGCTGCCCTCGAACAGCATGCTCGCGCGGTCGGGGTCGTTGACCGCGACGGGTTCCACCTGCTTGTCCACCGGCAGCGACTCACCGGTGAGCAACGACTCGTCGACCTCGAGGTCCTCGGCGACCAGGATGCGGGCATCGGCCGGCACCACCTCCGGCGCGGCCAGATCGATGACATCGCCGGGCTTCAGCGACTTGGCCGACACGGTGGCCGTGCGAATAGCGTGCTGGGCCGCCTCCAGGCGGCGCCGCGTCGTCGCGACCGCCGGCACCACGACGCGCCGCACCAGCTGGTCCTGCTCGGCGAACAGTTCGGCGGCCGCCGCTTCGGCCCGCAATCGTTGCGCCCCACCGGTTATCGCGTTGACGGTCATCACCCCGGCGACCAGCAGGGCGTCGACATTGCTGCCCACAATCGCCGACGCGGCCGCCCCGACGGCCAGGATCGGAGTCAGCGGGTCGGCGAGCTCGTGGCGGGTCGCGGCCGCCAACCTCGCCAGGCTGCTTGCCGGCTTGCGCAGCGGCGCCAGCAGCGGGGTGTAGGACAGATCGTCGAGGCGCCGCCGCCAGTCCGAAGTGCCACGCTCCACCGCCAGCTGTCGGGTGCCGCCGGCCAGGCGGGAGTACACGATCTCCGGGTCCAGCGCGTGCCAGGCGGTCAGCGGTTGCGGTGTGGGATCGGCCAGCCGCACCACCTTGCCGGCCGAGTACACGCCGGTGAACAAGGCGGTCGCCGCGGCCGCATTGACCGGATTGAACCAGCGCCGCAAGGTAAATGGATTAGCGCCGGTGGTGGCGGACTCACCGGTCACCAGCAACAGCCCGGCCAGCGTGGTGCCGCCCTGGGCCAGGCGCACCGAGGATTCACTGGCCGAACGGGCCACCGGCAACGCCGACAGGATCCGCACCGCGGCGGCCAGATCGGTGCCGGTGATGATGTCCGCACTCCACGGGGTGGCCGCCCGCGGATCGTCAAGCGCGACACCGACATCGGCGATGGCGAGCGCGGCCAGCGTGTCGGTCGAGGCGAAGTCGCGGTGCAGGGCGGTGATCAGCAGCACCGGTCCGCGATCCGCCCGCAGATCACGCACCAACGTCAGCAGGGGAGTGCCGGGCGGATGCGTCGCGCCGACGCTGGCGGAAAGATCCTCGGTGCCGGCGACGTGGCGCAACACCACCCGGGCGCCGGTGCGGTTCGCGGTCTGCAGCAGCGGGATCGCGTACGGGTCGACCTCCCACCCGACGTCGACGGCGCCGACGCATTCGCCATCGACGATCAGGTCCGCGTGTTCAAGGCCTTGGGCGGGCATCGCCGAGGGCCCTTGCTGCGGAACCCATTTCAGGCGCGCGCCGGTGGCGGGCAACTCATCGGGGTCGGGCTCGGGTGCCTCCTCGCCGTGCAGCAGCGCGTCGGCAACCTCGTAGACACGGTCGTCGTCCCAGCCGGGCGCATCGCCGCGGGCGAGTAGGACCGCGCGGTGGTCACCGCGCAGCGCGGCGCCGTCGATGACGACCACCTGCACGCGATCCAGGCGGCGCAGTGCTCCGGGATCGAGCACCAGCAGCCCGGCGTCGGCGAGCCCGCGGCCCAGCACCGCGGCGAACGCCTGACGGCCCATGTGCGCCGCCCTGGGCACGCCGGCCTCGATCGCGCCGGCCGCGTCTTCGGTGCCACCGCCGGCCACCAACGCACTCGCCGCGGCGATCAACGAGCCATTGGCCGCCGAATCGACGTAACTCTCGACGGGGCCCTTCATCGACCCCTTCTCGGTGTCGAGCGCGGAATCGATGGAGCCGCCGACCACGACGTGCGAAGCCTCACCCGCCGCGGCGGCTGCCCAGCTGTGCCGCGCCGCCTGCGAATTCGCCCCGGCCGATGAGATGACGGGGACCACCGGCGCTTGCGGCCGGTCGGGTGAGGCCAGCGCGGGCTCCCGGTCTCGCCACACCCGCCGGTGCGCCGTCGCCTCGGAGAGTTGCAGGCTGCGTTGGGTGAAATCCAGCAGTGGTGTGCCGACCGCCTGCGTCAGCCCGTTGGCCGCCGCGGTCGTCGCGGCGAGCGCAATGTCGGTGCCCACCCGACCCAGTCGCGACTCCAGCAGCGACACCATCCGCGGTTGGTGATTGATGAGCGCGGCCGCGGCCCGGGTGGTTTTCGGTGCGGCGGGCAGCCGGGTGACCCAACCGGTGACGGCGGCCGTGATCGCGACGGCATCCATCGCGGCGGCGGTGAGCGGCACCAGAATCGCCAACGGGTTCCCGGGATCGGCAAACGGCGCGGTCTTCGGGCCGCCCGTCGCTCCCGACAGTGTCAGGTCGTCGGCCACCGCGCCGACGACGTCGCGTACCTCGTCCAGGACGACGTCCGGGTCCGCCCCTTCGTCAATCTCGAACACCAGCCGCCCGAGCGAGCGTTCCACGTGGGCCTCGGCCACGCCCGCGATCCGGCGGACCGGCTCCTCGACGACGGCCGCATGTTCGTCCCAGCGCGGGAACGGCAGCAGCGGATCCAGGTCCAGATGCACCCGTCGGCCGCTCTGCCACCGCACCGGCGGCTCGACGTGATTGGAGCCCGAATTGCCGAGCACTCGGCCCGTCGATTGCGCCACGGACTGCACCACCGGACCGGCCAGCATCTGCATTGTGCCGGCGGCTCCGGCCGCGGCGTTCACCACGCCACCGGCCAAACCGCCGACGAAGCCGGGCACGCCCGGGATCCTCATTCCGTCACCTTCCAAGTACGAATACGCGCCTAATCCTGATGGCGTCTTAGCTACATGTCTACCGACATGGCCGGGGATGCGCAGGACACGAGATCTCGGATGTTGACGTGGGCACCAACACGGCGACCTCACCAGTCTTACCGGGAGGGCGGCAAACCAAACGCGGGAAACAGCGCCGGATCGAGAAAGACGGTGAGGGCGGCGATGGCCATGGTGCCGTCGGCGCGGCCGACGGTCAGGACGTGTATCGAATGCGCGGCCATGACGCCATC is from Mycobacterium conspicuum and encodes:
- a CDS encoding SDR family NAD(P)-dependent oxidoreductase translates to MNVIAEAVNGAINRLANPARVSDPDKLRSVVSGKTILVTGASYGIGEATARKLAAAGATVLVVARSAERLDDLAAAINAGGGRSVAYPTDLTDETAVNELTKQITEDHGPLDVVVSNAGKSLRRSLHHQYDRPHDFQRTIDINYLGPIWLLLGLLPAMRDNGRGHIVNVSSVGARVVPGPQWGAYQASKGAFDRWLRSVAPELHADGVDVTSVFFALVRTRMIEPTPMLGKLPAMDPDQAADAIAKAIIERPRTVEPPWLWPAELASVLLAGPADRAARLWHRRYFAGSSA
- a CDS encoding cation-translocating P-type ATPase; protein product: MRIPGVPGFVGGLAGGVVNAAAGAAGTMQMLAGPVVQSVAQSTGRVLGNSGSNHVEPPVRWQSGRRVHLDLDPLLPFPRWDEHAAVVEEPVRRIAGVAEAHVERSLGRLVFEIDEGADPDVVLDEVRDVVGAVADDLTLSGATGGPKTAPFADPGNPLAILVPLTAAAMDAVAITAAVTGWVTRLPAAPKTTRAAAALINHQPRMVSLLESRLGRVGTDIALAATTAAANGLTQAVGTPLLDFTQRSLQLSEATAHRRVWRDREPALASPDRPQAPVVPVISSAGANSQAARHSWAAAAAGEASHVVVGGSIDSALDTEKGSMKGPVESYVDSAANGSLIAAASALVAGGGTEDAAGAIEAGVPRAAHMGRQAFAAVLGRGLADAGLLVLDPGALRRLDRVQVVVIDGAALRGDHRAVLLARGDAPGWDDDRVYEVADALLHGEEAPEPDPDELPATGARLKWVPQQGPSAMPAQGLEHADLIVDGECVGAVDVGWEVDPYAIPLLQTANRTGARVVLRHVAGTEDLSASVGATHPPGTPLLTLVRDLRADRGPVLLITALHRDFASTDTLAALAIADVGVALDDPRAATPWSADIITGTDLAAAVRILSALPVARSASESSVRLAQGGTTLAGLLLVTGESATTGANPFTLRRWFNPVNAAAATALFTGVYSAGKVVRLADPTPQPLTAWHALDPEIVYSRLAGGTRQLAVERGTSDWRRRLDDLSYTPLLAPLRKPASSLARLAAATRHELADPLTPILAVGAAASAIVGSNVDALLVAGVMTVNAITGGAQRLRAEAAAAELFAEQDQLVRRVVVPAVATTRRRLEAAQHAIRTATVSAKSLKPGDVIDLAAPEVVPADARILVAEDLEVDESLLTGESLPVDKQVEPVAVNDPDRASMLFEGSTIVAGRARAIVVATGVGTAAQRAISAVADVETAVGVQARLRELTSKVLPLTLTGGAAVSGLALLHRAPLRQAVADGVAIAVAAVPEGLPLVATLSQLSAAQRLTARGALVRAPRTIEALGRVDTVCFDKTGTLTENRLRLVCAVPATAKPGDPFPDTADPKFAAVLRDAARASTQPHDGQGHAHATDEAILTAASSLNGQSDSAWSLLAEVPFESSRGYAAAIGVIGGNGKGPVLMLKGAPEQILPRCRFADPEADAAHAEALVQSLAEQGLRVLAVAQRSWDHDTDDDDDTDADAVDAAAHELELIGYVGLADTARPSSRPLIEALVEADRNVVLITGDHPVTARAIARQLGLPSDVRVVTGAELVGLDEDASAKLVANVQVFARVSPEQKVQIVAALQRCGRVTAMVGDGANDAAAIRMADVGIGVSGRGSSAARGAADIVLTDDDLGVLLDALVEGRSMWSGVRDAVTILVGGNVGEVLFTIIGTALGTGRAPVGTRQLLLVNLLTDMFPALAVAVTSQFDEPDDAEFDTEEEAREARRAYQREVLTAPPPSLDAPLMRQIVNRGAVTAAGATAAWAIGRWTPGTERRTSTMGLTALVTTQLAQTLITRTHSPLVLATALGSAGVLVGIIQTPVVSQFFGCTPLGPVAWAGVLGATGGATAVSVVAPKWLNRTIGLVVPGDEDEDDDE
- a CDS encoding aldehyde dehydrogenase family protein; this encodes MVCIDALGPDGEYRTRNREVIATTGGEPVAELSIVPPLYVSRTIGAQRKVRALPATQREAALAQAAQVFSTRAIAGLDFEAYVGLASRISGLPIAIARAGAHSVADAVAAAVDAVRPAQPVGAARDWNDDGTRRGGAVWTRRGEVFAVHAAGNGPGVHGLWPQALALGYRVAVRPSRREPLTAHRLVTALRQAGFRAEDAAYLPTDHHGADEIIRSADIAMVYGGQAVVDKYAHDPAVLVNGPGRAKILITADRDWRDYLDVILDSIAGLGGMACVNTTAVLYEGDPAPLARAIAERLAAIEPLPTEDERAILPTQSLDKARALASYLAAKAGAGSGGTTPLLGADQIVAPVGSGFAALRPAVHLLAEPDVDKLNIELPFPCVWVSPWSRAAGMEPLRRSLVVTAITGDDNLIDDLLAEPTIGNLYCGRYPTWYGAPHIPHDGFLADALMRNKGFIRD
- a CDS encoding AMP-binding protein yields the protein MTGAVATTAARALVSCGLLGPPAPIAVLRLIREVYRGVAKGGTNLYTLFAIAAARWPHRAAIIDDDGALSYRELQAKIETLARELHRAELGARQAVGVMCRNGRDFVAAVFATSLVGADIVLVNTEFRADALRGALGSHQITTLFCDNEFAERIRDADGSIRTIDPATVRIRYDEPRPKVARSGRLVLLTSGTTGVPKGVPRVPRLSSGLGVGVTLIERTGLRVGSRIAVAVPMFHGLGFGMLMLTVGLGGTVLTHRRFDAETTLAQASLQRADAMSVVPIMLARLLDLPHRVRARNPVPSLKAVISSGDRLDPSLGRRFMDAYGDILYNGYGSTEVGIGSLATPFELRNAPETVGRPVAGCPVRIYSRSGKPVAPRVTGRIFVGGELGAGYTGGGAKAVIDGFTSTGDMGYFDNSGRLYIVGREDDMIVSGGENVYPRALENALAAHDDVAETAVVGVPDEQFGRRLAAFIVLRQGSGLDEQAIREYLKDKVSRFEQPRDIRIVEGIPRNPAGKVLRKELAT